The proteins below come from a single Haemorhous mexicanus isolate bHaeMex1 chromosome 20, bHaeMex1.pri, whole genome shotgun sequence genomic window:
- the NAT9 gene encoding alpha/beta-tubulin-N-acetyltransferase 9, translated as MKINQDTVLRGKKVTLVPYTAAHVPRYHEWMQSEELQRLTASEPLSLEQEYEMQRSWRDDADKCTFIVLDSEHWPGQAEENSMVGDVNLFLTNTEDPTVGEIEIMIAEPSCRGRGFGKEATLLMMAYGVRKLGITKFEAKIGQENEASICMFKKLHFKEVAVNSIFQEVILRLDVSDQERQWLLEQTNHVEEKSYTELKQPAGVLDT; from the exons ATGAAGATTAATCAGGACACTGTGCTGCGAGGAAAGAAGGTGACGCTGGTGCCCTACACCGCTGCACACGTGCCCCG GTACCACGAGTGGATGCagtcagaggagctgcagcgACTGACAGCCTCGGAGCccctcagcctggagcaggagtACGAAATGCAGCGCAGCTGGCGTGATGACGCTGACA AGTGCACCTTCATCGTGCTGGACTCGGAGCACTggcctgggcaggcagaggagaacTCCATGGTTGGGGATGTGAATCTCTTCCTCACCAACACCGAGGACCCGACTGTGGGCGAGATTGAAATCATGATTGCAG AGCCCAGCTGCCGTGGCAGAGGGTTTGGCAAGGAGGCAACTCTGCTGATGATGGCCTACG GAGTGAGAAAACTGGGGATTACCAAGTTTGAGGCTAAGATTGGTCAGGAAAATGAAGCCAGTATCTGCATGTTCAAAAAGCTTCACTTTAAGGAG gttGCTGTAAACAGCATTTTCCAGGAGGTGATACTTAGGCTGGATGTCAGTGACCAGGAGAGACAGTGGCTCCTGGAGCAGACAAACCACGTGGAGGAGAAGAGTTACACTGAGCTGAAGCAGCCTGCTGGGGTGCTGGACACCTGA
- the NHERF1 gene encoding Na(+)/H(+) exchange regulatory cofactor NHE-RF1 isoform X3, giving the protein MSSGAGPAARLCRLERGPDGYGFHLHGEKGKPGQFIRLVEAGSPAERSGLRAGDRLLEVDGENVERESHQQVVERIRAAAGTVSLLVVDSTAEDQLPKQGGAAAEPPVVGGQAAPMPAEPAEREPGGGDQREELRPRLCHMKKGPDGYGFNLHSDKSRPGQYVRAVDPGSPAEAAGLAPQDRIIEVNGVCMEGKQHSDVVAAIKASGDETRLLVVDILTDEFFRKCKVVPSEQHLTGPLPEPVANGDTGKEGDKHHSASGSLLDLDIPLAVAKERAHQKRTSKRAPQMDWSKKNELFSNL; this is encoded by the exons ATGAGCAGCGGcgcgggccccgccgcccggcTGTGCCGCCTGGAGCGCGGCCCGGATGGGTACGGCTTCCACCTGCACGGCGAGAAGGGCAAGCCAGGCCAGTTCATCCGTTTGGTGGAGGCGGGCTCGCCGGCCGAGCGGTCGGGGCTGCGCGCTGGGGACCGGCTGCTAGAGGTGGACGGCGAGAACGTGGAGCGGGAGAGCCATCAGCAGGTGGTGGAGCGGATCCGCGCCGCCGCCGGCACCGTCAGCCTCCTCGTCGTAGACTCGACGGCCGAGGATCAGCTGCCGAAGCAGGGCGGGGCGGCTGCCGAGCCGCCGGTGGTCGGCGGGCAGGCGGCTCCGATGCCGGCGGAGCCCGCCGAGCGGGAGCCCGGTGGTGGCGACCAGCGG GAGGAGCTAAGACCTCGGCTGTGCCACATGAAGAAGGGCCCTGATGGCTACGGCTTCAACCTGCACAGTGACAAGAGTCGCCCAGGGCAGTACGTGCGTGCTGTCGACCCCGGTTCGCCGGCTGAGGCAGCAGGGCTAGCCCCCCAGGACCGCATCATCGag GTGAATGGTGTGTGCATGGAGGGCAAGCAGCACAGTGACGTGGTGGCAGCCATCAAGGCGAGTGGTGACGAGACCAGGCTGCTGGTGGTGGACATCCTCACAGATGAGTTCTTCAGGAAGTGCAAGGTGGTGCCCTCAGAGCAGCACCTGACAG GTCCCTTGCCAGAGCCAGTAGCCAATGGTGATACAGGGAAG GAGGGTGACAAACACCATTCGGCATCTGGCTCCCTCCTGGACCTTGACATCCCGCTGGCCGTGGCCAAGGAGCGGGCACACCAGAAGCGCACCAGCAAGAGGGCACCCCAGATGGACTGGAGCAAGAAAAATGAACTATTCAGCAACCTGTGA
- the NHERF1 gene encoding Na(+)/H(+) exchange regulatory cofactor NHE-RF1 isoform X1 gives MSSGAGPAARLCRLERGPDGYGFHLHGEKGKPGQFIRLVEAGSPAERSGLRAGDRLLEVDGENVERESHQQVVERIRAAAGTVSLLVVDSTAEDQLPKQGGAAAEPPVVGGQAAPMPAEPAEREPGGGDQREELRPRLCHMKKGPDGYGFNLHSDKSRPGQYVRAVDPGSPAEAAGLAPQDRIIEVNGVCMEGKQHSDVVAAIKASGDETRLLVVDILTDEFFRKCKVVPSEQHLTGPLPEPVANGDTGKENGGEPRSHSVSESPSSPVPLATAPGSSETHSQPQPHTQEGDKHHSASGSLLDLDIPLAVAKERAHQKRTSKRAPQMDWSKKNELFSNL, from the exons ATGAGCAGCGGcgcgggccccgccgcccggcTGTGCCGCCTGGAGCGCGGCCCGGATGGGTACGGCTTCCACCTGCACGGCGAGAAGGGCAAGCCAGGCCAGTTCATCCGTTTGGTGGAGGCGGGCTCGCCGGCCGAGCGGTCGGGGCTGCGCGCTGGGGACCGGCTGCTAGAGGTGGACGGCGAGAACGTGGAGCGGGAGAGCCATCAGCAGGTGGTGGAGCGGATCCGCGCCGCCGCCGGCACCGTCAGCCTCCTCGTCGTAGACTCGACGGCCGAGGATCAGCTGCCGAAGCAGGGCGGGGCGGCTGCCGAGCCGCCGGTGGTCGGCGGGCAGGCGGCTCCGATGCCGGCGGAGCCCGCCGAGCGGGAGCCCGGTGGTGGCGACCAGCGG GAGGAGCTAAGACCTCGGCTGTGCCACATGAAGAAGGGCCCTGATGGCTACGGCTTCAACCTGCACAGTGACAAGAGTCGCCCAGGGCAGTACGTGCGTGCTGTCGACCCCGGTTCGCCGGCTGAGGCAGCAGGGCTAGCCCCCCAGGACCGCATCATCGag GTGAATGGTGTGTGCATGGAGGGCAAGCAGCACAGTGACGTGGTGGCAGCCATCAAGGCGAGTGGTGACGAGACCAGGCTGCTGGTGGTGGACATCCTCACAGATGAGTTCTTCAGGAAGTGCAAGGTGGTGCCCTCAGAGCAGCACCTGACAG GTCCCTTGCCAGAGCCAGTAGCCAATGGTGATACAGGGAAG gAAAATGGGGGAGAGCCGCGGTCCCACTCGGTGTCTGAGAGCCCGTCCAGCCCTGTGCCGCTGGCCACGGCCCCCGGCTCCAGCGAGACCCACAGCCAG CCCCAACCTCACACACAGGAGGGTGACAAACACCATTCGGCATCTGGCTCCCTCCTGGACCTTGACATCCCGCTGGCCGTGGCCAAGGAGCGGGCACACCAGAAGCGCACCAGCAAGAGGGCACCCCAGATGGACTGGAGCAAGAAAAATGAACTATTCAGCAACCTGTGA
- the NHERF1 gene encoding Na(+)/H(+) exchange regulatory cofactor NHE-RF1 isoform X2, with protein MSSGAGPAARLCRLERGPDGYGFHLHGEKGKPGQFIRLVEAGSPAERSGLRAGDRLLEVDGENVERESHQQVVERIRAAAGTVSLLVVDSTAEDQLPKQGGAAAEPPVVGGQAAPMPAEPAEREPGGGDQREELRPRLCHMKKGPDGYGFNLHSDKSRPGQYVRAVDPGSPAEAAGLAPQDRIIEVNGVCMEGKQHSDVVAAIKASGDETRLLVVDILTDEFFRKCKVVPSEQHLTGPLPEPVANGDTGKENGGEPRSHSVSESPSSPVPLATAPGSSETHSQEGDKHHSASGSLLDLDIPLAVAKERAHQKRTSKRAPQMDWSKKNELFSNL; from the exons ATGAGCAGCGGcgcgggccccgccgcccggcTGTGCCGCCTGGAGCGCGGCCCGGATGGGTACGGCTTCCACCTGCACGGCGAGAAGGGCAAGCCAGGCCAGTTCATCCGTTTGGTGGAGGCGGGCTCGCCGGCCGAGCGGTCGGGGCTGCGCGCTGGGGACCGGCTGCTAGAGGTGGACGGCGAGAACGTGGAGCGGGAGAGCCATCAGCAGGTGGTGGAGCGGATCCGCGCCGCCGCCGGCACCGTCAGCCTCCTCGTCGTAGACTCGACGGCCGAGGATCAGCTGCCGAAGCAGGGCGGGGCGGCTGCCGAGCCGCCGGTGGTCGGCGGGCAGGCGGCTCCGATGCCGGCGGAGCCCGCCGAGCGGGAGCCCGGTGGTGGCGACCAGCGG GAGGAGCTAAGACCTCGGCTGTGCCACATGAAGAAGGGCCCTGATGGCTACGGCTTCAACCTGCACAGTGACAAGAGTCGCCCAGGGCAGTACGTGCGTGCTGTCGACCCCGGTTCGCCGGCTGAGGCAGCAGGGCTAGCCCCCCAGGACCGCATCATCGag GTGAATGGTGTGTGCATGGAGGGCAAGCAGCACAGTGACGTGGTGGCAGCCATCAAGGCGAGTGGTGACGAGACCAGGCTGCTGGTGGTGGACATCCTCACAGATGAGTTCTTCAGGAAGTGCAAGGTGGTGCCCTCAGAGCAGCACCTGACAG GTCCCTTGCCAGAGCCAGTAGCCAATGGTGATACAGGGAAG gAAAATGGGGGAGAGCCGCGGTCCCACTCGGTGTCTGAGAGCCCGTCCAGCCCTGTGCCGCTGGCCACGGCCCCCGGCTCCAGCGAGACCCACAGCCAG GAGGGTGACAAACACCATTCGGCATCTGGCTCCCTCCTGGACCTTGACATCCCGCTGGCCGTGGCCAAGGAGCGGGCACACCAGAAGCGCACCAGCAAGAGGGCACCCCAGATGGACTGGAGCAAGAAAAATGAACTATTCAGCAACCTGTGA